In the Candidatus Zixiibacteriota bacterium genome, one interval contains:
- a CDS encoding TAT-variant-translocated molybdopterin oxidoreductase: MPSLDHGDHVNGRAYWRSLDERAVSPEFRRFVEREFPEGASELSDPISRRRFLNLMGASLALAGLAGCRRPVEKVIPYVIPPEELVPGVPQFYATTMPLGTSAYGVVVESREGRPTKIEGNSLHPATRGRTNALLSASILSLYDPDRSSRVLERGAERTWDEFVVFWRTRLAHFRTRGGAGLAVLSEASTSPTLAALKAEFHRQFPEARWAAFEPVSDENIDAGIALATGRDLRPDYHYDRARVILSLAGDFLLTESESIAATAGFADGRRISSPQDEMNRLYVVEGGYSLTGTMADHRLRVTDGGMTAFVVALAAELATRGVVVAGVSESRNATDRFDRAWLGAVADDLVSNRGRSLVVAGRRQPPIIHALVYAINEALGNVGQTVEYREPVDVILPSNSQLMDLVGTMRHGEIETLAIIGGNPVYAAPADVDFGNALTKVAESIHLSPHVDETSQHCTWHIPRAHYLESWGDARAADGTAGVIQPLIEPLFNGRSEIELARVLVDGRDRRGYDLVRDTWQRLLPPADFDAAWHRVLHDGLLPGSGSPAVAASLDRDALTSALASEATGPADDGSLELLISPSATVYDGRFANNGWLQELPDPVTKLTWDNAAVVSPASARRLQVANQDVVSISRAGHSVDLPIWIIPGHADNCISLTLGYGRTACGRVGTGVGVNVAALRSASVGGVIRAQVAKTGRTYPVATTQNHWSMEGRPIVREATLEEFRAHPHFAAEAVEHPPLKSLWKEHSYDEGNQWGMAIDLNACTGCGACTVACQSENNIPIVGKEQVARGREMHWIRIDRYFSGDENNPEVVHQPMACQHCENAPCEQVCPVAATMHSQDGLNMMTYNRCIGTRYCSNNCPYKVRRFNFFNYTKDTPEVQRMAMNPDVTVRFRGVMEKCTYCVQRISRVRITAKDHDRAIVDGEIVTACQQACPAQAIVFGDVNDPNSKVSEMKRRQRRYEVLAELNVKPRTSYLAKLRNPNPKLA, from the coding sequence ATGCCATCGTTAGATCACGGGGATCATGTGAACGGGAGGGCGTACTGGCGCAGTCTGGACGAGCGGGCAGTCTCTCCGGAGTTTCGCCGGTTCGTCGAGCGCGAGTTCCCCGAGGGCGCCTCGGAGCTGAGCGATCCGATCTCGCGGCGGCGGTTTCTGAATCTCATGGGGGCATCGCTGGCTTTGGCCGGGTTGGCAGGGTGCCGGCGTCCGGTCGAGAAGGTCATCCCCTATGTCATTCCGCCCGAGGAGCTGGTGCCGGGTGTGCCGCAGTTCTATGCGACGACGATGCCGTTGGGGACGAGCGCCTATGGGGTCGTCGTTGAGAGCCGCGAGGGGCGGCCGACGAAGATCGAGGGAAATTCGCTGCATCCGGCGACACGGGGGAGGACCAATGCCCTTCTCTCGGCCTCGATTCTGAGTCTCTACGATCCCGACCGGTCGTCGCGTGTCCTCGAACGCGGCGCGGAGCGTACTTGGGATGAGTTTGTCGTCTTCTGGCGGACGCGCCTTGCCCACTTCCGCACGCGCGGTGGTGCGGGACTGGCGGTGCTCTCGGAAGCGTCCACGTCGCCGACGCTGGCGGCGCTGAAAGCGGAATTCCATCGCCAATTCCCGGAGGCACGGTGGGCCGCCTTTGAGCCGGTGTCGGACGAGAATATCGATGCCGGCATTGCCCTGGCGACGGGCCGGGACTTGAGGCCGGACTACCATTATGATCGCGCCCGGGTGATTCTCTCCCTGGCCGGCGACTTTCTTCTGACGGAGAGCGAGAGCATCGCGGCGACGGCCGGATTCGCCGATGGCCGGCGCATCAGTTCTCCCCAAGATGAGATGAACCGGTTGTACGTTGTCGAGGGAGGGTATTCGCTCACCGGCACCATGGCTGATCATCGCCTGCGTGTGACGGATGGCGGAATGACGGCCTTCGTCGTAGCGCTGGCGGCTGAGCTGGCGACGCGCGGCGTCGTCGTGGCCGGAGTGAGCGAGTCACGCAATGCAACGGACAGGTTCGACCGGGCGTGGCTGGGAGCAGTAGCCGACGATCTGGTGTCGAATCGCGGCCGATCGCTCGTCGTGGCGGGGCGTCGCCAGCCGCCGATCATCCACGCCCTGGTGTACGCCATCAATGAAGCCCTGGGCAACGTGGGTCAGACGGTTGAGTATCGCGAGCCTGTCGACGTGATATTGCCATCAAACTCACAGTTGATGGATCTGGTCGGTACGATGAGGCATGGCGAAATCGAAACGCTCGCAATAATTGGGGGAAACCCCGTGTACGCCGCCCCGGCGGATGTGGATTTCGGCAACGCCCTGACGAAAGTCGCCGAGTCGATCCACTTGTCTCCTCATGTGGACGAGACATCGCAGCATTGCACATGGCATATTCCACGTGCGCACTATCTGGAGAGTTGGGGGGATGCGCGTGCGGCCGACGGCACGGCCGGCGTGATTCAGCCCCTGATTGAGCCCTTGTTCAACGGCCGCTCGGAGATTGAGCTGGCCAGAGTACTCGTGGACGGACGGGATCGCCGTGGCTATGATCTTGTGCGTGACACCTGGCAGCGCCTGCTACCACCTGCGGACTTTGACGCGGCATGGCATCGTGTCTTGCACGATGGGCTGCTGCCGGGAAGCGGCAGTCCTGCTGTAGCCGCGTCGCTGGATCGCGATGCGCTCACATCGGCTTTGGCCTCCGAAGCGACAGGGCCAGCCGATGACGGGTCGCTGGAGCTTTTGATCTCACCGTCAGCGACCGTCTACGACGGCCGTTTCGCCAACAACGGCTGGCTGCAGGAGCTCCCGGATCCGGTGACGAAATTGACATGGGACAACGCCGCGGTCGTGTCCCCGGCGTCGGCCCGCCGATTGCAGGTGGCCAATCAGGATGTCGTCTCCATCAGTCGGGCGGGACACTCAGTGGATCTGCCGATCTGGATCATTCCCGGACATGCGGACAACTGCATCTCGCTGACCTTGGGATATGGACGGACAGCGTGCGGTCGCGTGGGGACTGGTGTTGGTGTGAACGTGGCTGCCTTGCGGAGCGCGTCGGTGGGCGGGGTGATTCGGGCGCAAGTCGCGAAGACCGGGCGGACCTATCCTGTGGCGACGACGCAGAATCACTGGAGTATGGAGGGGCGGCCGATCGTGCGTGAGGCGACACTGGAAGAATTCCGTGCTCACCCTCACTTCGCCGCGGAGGCCGTCGAACACCCGCCACTGAAGTCTCTCTGGAAAGAGCACAGTTACGATGAGGGCAATCAGTGGGGCATGGCGATCGACCTGAACGCCTGCACCGGGTGCGGTGCCTGCACGGTCGCCTGCCAGAGTGAGAACAACATTCCCATTGTCGGCAAGGAGCAGGTCGCGCGCGGACGGGAGATGCACTGGATTCGGATCGATCGCTACTTCTCCGGTGATGAGAACAACCCGGAGGTCGTCCACCAACCGATGGCCTGCCAGCATTGCGAGAATGCCCCGTGCGAACAGGTCTGCCCCGTGGCGGCGACAATGCACAGCCAGGACGGTCTGAACATGATGACGTACAACCGCTGCATCGGAACGCGCTATTGCTCCAACAACTGCCCGTATAAGGTGCGCCGGTTCAACTTCTTCAACTACACGAAGGACACGCCGGAAGTCCAGCGGATGGCGATGAACCCGGATGTGACCGTGCGCTTTCGCGGCGTCATGGAGAAGTGCACGTACTGCGTGCAGCGCATCAGCCGGGTCCGGATCACCGCCAAAGACCATGATCGGGCGATCGTCGACGGCGAGATTGTGACCGCCTGCCAGCAGGCCTGCCCCGCCCAGGCGATCGTCTTCGGGGATGTCAACGATCCCAACAGCAAGGTGTCGGAGATGAAAAGACGACAGCGGCGGTACGAAGTCCTTGCGGAATTAAACGTCAAACCGCGGACGTCGTACTTGGCCAAGCTGCGCAATCCCAACCCGAAGTTGGCATAG
- a CDS encoding cytochrome c3 family protein produces the protein MSQQFPQWTNRLPVYLAVAGIGALVIVVGFFWHFGSPRYTDVGYRPRQPVEYSHKLHAGDLGLDCRYCHYNVEVSAKAGVPPTKVCMNCHTLIGTQSEKLLAVRESWSSGKPLQWVRVHDLPDYVYFDHSIHLHAGIGCESCHGNVAQMERVMQKKPQSMGWCLDCHRHPDDQLRRPQEITTMGWTRPADQAEYAARVKVEKKIAPSEDCSACHR, from the coding sequence GTGAGCCAGCAGTTTCCGCAATGGACCAACCGTTTGCCCGTCTACCTGGCGGTGGCGGGGATTGGGGCGCTGGTGATCGTCGTCGGCTTCTTTTGGCATTTCGGATCGCCCCGGTACACCGACGTCGGCTATCGACCTCGCCAGCCGGTCGAATACAGCCACAAGCTGCATGCCGGCGACCTGGGCCTGGATTGCCGCTACTGTCACTACAACGTGGAAGTCTCCGCCAAGGCAGGCGTTCCGCCGACGAAGGTCTGTATGAACTGCCACACGTTGATCGGCACGCAGAGTGAGAAGCTGCTGGCCGTGCGCGAGAGTTGGTCCTCGGGCAAGCCCCTGCAGTGGGTGCGCGTGCATGATCTGCCGGACTACGTGTACTTCGATCACAGCATCCACCTGCATGCCGGAATCGGCTGCGAGAGTTGCCACGGCAACGTCGCCCAGATGGAGCGGGTGATGCAGAAGAAGCCGCAGAGCATGGGATGGTGTTTGGACTGTCACCGTCACCCGGATGATCAACTGCGGCGACCGCAAGAGATCACGACGATGGGCTGGACCCGGCCCGCCGATCAGGCCGAGTACGCGGCCCGGGTGAAAGTGGAGAAGAAGATCGCCCCTTCCGAGGATTGCAGCGCATGCCATCGTTAG
- a CDS encoding glycogen-binding domain-containing protein has translation MTFRLSAPDATDVTIGGSFSNWALRPLKRRRDGIWSVTIRLAPGTYDYKFLVDDQWVTDPENPHTVPDPFGGQNSLRTVTISEEP, from the coding sequence GTGACATTTCGTCTCAGCGCCCCCGACGCTACAGACGTCACCATCGGCGGTTCATTCAGTAACTGGGCGTTGCGTCCATTGAAGCGTCGTCGTGACGGCATTTGGAGCGTGACGATCCGGCTTGCCCCGGGAACCTACGATTACAAGTTCCTCGTCGATGACCAGTGGGTCACCGATCCTGAAAACCCGCACACCGTCCCCGACCCCTTCGGCGGCCAGAACTCGCTTCGCACCGTCACCATCTCGGAAGAGCCGTAG
- a CDS encoding HDOD domain-containing protein: MLTTSGTKSRVQMQVQTQTQQPLRERVIATLGEFLPARAAVIPTVMRMTGSGNAGAAELARVLSKDPSLSATVLRLSNSSFYGRKGAVTSLNEAIMVLGFSLLRSLVVATSVSSLFRKDEERGLEQALWDHSIAVAIGARIIYERVEPRRVEEAFLAGLLHDLAQLVLLQKFPEEYMPALDEISRDPFGERDIEQEYFGFHHADLGATMLQHWNFPPRLVKAVRMHHHPTDLESPDATDIVEPALLSLTHAVCLADTLAKSLGYWFSSRAETDLVNLPSTQFFNFTPETMAHIADALAARFSEEQKLFNG; this comes from the coding sequence ATGCTGACGACCTCAGGGACTAAGTCACGGGTTCAGATGCAGGTACAGACTCAGACTCAGCAGCCGCTGCGCGAGAGAGTGATCGCCACCCTGGGCGAGTTCCTTCCCGCCCGGGCCGCCGTCATTCCCACCGTCATGCGCATGACCGGCAGCGGCAACGCCGGCGCCGCCGAACTGGCCCGCGTGCTATCCAAGGACCCTTCGCTGTCGGCCACTGTCCTGCGCCTGTCCAATTCCTCGTTCTATGGCCGCAAGGGTGCCGTGACCTCCCTGAACGAGGCGATCATGGTACTGGGCTTCTCCCTGTTGCGCTCGTTGGTGGTCGCCACATCCGTGTCGTCGCTCTTCCGCAAAGACGAAGAGCGCGGGCTGGAACAGGCGCTGTGGGATCATTCCATCGCGGTCGCCATCGGCGCCCGGATCATCTATGAACGGGTCGAGCCGCGCCGCGTCGAAGAGGCATTCCTCGCCGGTCTGCTACATGATCTGGCACAGCTTGTCCTGCTGCAAAAGTTCCCGGAAGAGTACATGCCGGCGCTCGATGAGATCAGTCGCGATCCCTTTGGTGAACGCGACATCGAACAGGAGTACTTCGGCTTCCACCATGCGGATCTGGGCGCCACGATGCTCCAACACTGGAACTTCCCGCCGCGCCTGGTGAAAGCCGTCCGCATGCACCACCATCCGACCGATCTGGAATCACCCGACGCCACCGATATCGTCGAGCCGGCATTGCTGTCGCTCACGCACGCAGTCTGCCTGGCCGACACATTGGCCAAGTCGCTGGGGTACTGGTTCTCCTCGCGCGCGGAGACCGATCTGGTTAACCTCCCCTCCACTCAGTTCTTCAATTTCACGCCCGAGACAATGGCCCACATTGCCGACGCGCTGGCAGCCCGTTTCAGCGAAGAGCAAAAGCTCTTCAACGGGTAA